Proteins co-encoded in one Coregonus clupeaformis isolate EN_2021a chromosome 17, ASM2061545v1, whole genome shotgun sequence genomic window:
- the LOC121543750 gene encoding E3 ubiquitin-protein ligase NHLRC1-like gives MADVPAPPSSLRTEEILLREIHVNLLECKVCFEKYNPRQKDRRPHNLSCGHVLCLECVRALSHPVLKKLECPFCRQLCDVDSTSHCQALTDLQDLLLSHSPRSPVPHQVRGGSGWVGGLGSGAPRLRSAFGGWGSLINPTGVAVFGSSGTMVVVHDGDRRVVVFGPQGRRLHGFGRRGRGHGEVCHPVDVAVTPSGYVVVTDAGDGAVKVFTSRGSYVLEVRDSFQMPWGVDVDSCGHILVTDVQAGTLSQVVVDFARGVTLMNRAVITDLQRPKAVACCRVTGNIALVETLGLTTTQPPNGPRPTRLTIFNKDFNVLSQIDSFTLSLGASVWPCVSAVAFDRDGDVIVIDSQRGLIWSLGKLQNGLVLTPLVSEDLVRPVGLVATAQNTLIVLDSGDHAVKMYSVHSDAILVRK, from the coding sequence ATGGCTGATGTTCCTGCTCCTCCTTCCTCACTGAGAACAGAGGAGATCCTCCTGAGAGAGATCCACGTCAACCTGCTGGAGTGTAAAGTCTGCTTCGAGAAGTATAACCCACGGCAGAAGGATCGCCGGCCTCACAACCTGTCCTGCGGCCATGTACTCTGTCTGGAATGTGTCCGGGCGCTCTCCCACCCTGTCCTCAAGAAGCTTGAGTGCCCTTTCTGCCGGCAGCTGTGTGACGTTGACAGCACCTCCCACTGCCAGGCACTGACAGACCTCCAGGATCTTCTGCTCTCCCACTCCCCCAGGTCCCCTGTCCCTCATCAGGTCAGAGGAGGCAGCGGCTGGGTCGGCGGTCTGGGCTCTGGAGCTCCGCGGCTTCGCTCGGCCTTCGGGGGCTGGGGGTCCCTGATCAACCCGACGGGGGTGGCCGTGTTCGGGTCCTCTGGGACCATGGTGGTGGTACACGATGGAGACAGAAGGGTGGTGGTATTCGGGCCACAGGGCAGGCGGCTGCACGGGTTCGGGCGGAGGGGTCGTGGCCACGGAGAGGTGTGTCACCCGGTGGATGTGGCGGTGACTCCCAGCGGGTATGTGGTCGTGACGGATGCCGGGGACGGTGCAGTGAAAGTGTTCACCTCTAGGGGGAGTTATGTTCTGGAGGTGCGGGACTCCTTCCAGATGCCCTGGGGGGTGGACGTGGACAGCTGTGGGCATATCCTGGTCACTGACGTCCAGGCCGGCACGCTCTCCCAGGTTGTGGTGGACTTTGCCCGTGGCGTGACTCTGATGAACCGAGCGGTCATAACCGACCTCCAGCGGCCTAAGGCAGTGGCCTGCTGTCGGGTGACCGGGAACATCGCCCTGGTGGAGACACTGGGGCTCACCACCACACAACCTCCAAATGGCCCCCGGCCTACCAGACTGACAATATTCAACAAAGACTTTAATGTGCTCTCTCAGATAGACAGCTTCACTCTGAGCCTGGGGGCCTCAGTGTGGCCCTGTGTGTCTGCCGTGGCCTTTGACAGGGACGGGGATGTGATCGTGATAGACTCCCAGCGGGGGTTGATTTGGAGTTTGGGAAAGCTCCAGAACGGCCTGGTCCTAACCCCCCTGGTCAGTGAAGACTTGGTTCGCCCGGTGGGGCTGGTCGCCACAGCACAGAACACGCTGATTGTTTTAGACAGTGGAGACCATGCAGTGAAGATGTATTCAGTTCACTCAGATGCTATTCTAGTCCGAAAATGA